In Flavobacterium luteolum, the DNA window TTAATGCTTTCATGCTCTATTTTCATTACGTTTTGCGATTGCAGTTTGTTGAAAGGTGTAGAAACTACTACTTCGTCCATTTCTAGAATAGATTCTTCAAGAATAATATCTAGTGTGTTTTGTTTCAGTAGTTTAGAAATCGTTTTATTTTGATTGGCATATCCAACATAAGTAAAAGCAATGCGAAGGCTTCCGTTTGGAAGATTATTCAATTCGTATTTTCCCTTTGCGTCTGTTGTAGTTCCTTTATGTAATTCGGGAGCATAAACAGAAACTCCAGGCAATGGCTGATTTTGTTTATCGGTTACAATACCTGAAACCGAATTTTGAGCAGAAAGCATGCTCGAGAACCCTAAAATAAGGGCAATTATAATTTTTTTCATTTGAAAATGATGCTATAGTTAAATTGAGTTTTTTTCTTCGAATAAAAACCAAACGCGACATTAAAGCATTCTGATCCCAATTCAGAAGATTAGGATTAGGAAACTCAATGTTGTTTTGAATTTAAATGAAAAGAAATGTGATTTTTTTTCGAAAAATCGATAACTTAAGAAACTATAAACGCAGGAGGTCCGCGTAAGAAATACGAAGGGGATGAAATAGAGAAAATTTTCTCTGTAACGGGTAAGAAATAAGCAAATTCTTTTTCAAAAGAATGAAATTGAAATTGAAAAGTTTCTGGAACAATGTAACTTCCGAAGGCGAAATTACAAACAAAACAAACCTCATAATCATGATGCTGATGCGTTATTTCTCCGCTCGGATCATTGTAATTGTGATGGCACTGTTTTTCTGAAAGCTGCTTTACAATATGCTCATAACTGTGTATCGACTGAAACAATATCGAGAACAATATTGTTACAGCAAACGATAAACTTAATATGAGCTGCTTTTTCTTCATGCACTGCAAAGGTATAAAAGATAAAAACAAAATTGATTAATTTTTTCTTTCATCGAGTTGATCTATTGAAAATAATGCAGCAATTAATTTTATTCGGAGTCAAAATGAGAATATTTTTACTTCTTATCGTTACTGCAGAAAGCATTATATTATATTTGTATGTGAAATAAATGGACATCGAAAAACGTTTATTTATAATTACCTCTTTAAAATCAAAAACACGATATGCGAATTATTTTTAGCTGCTTATTTTTACTCACTTTTTTAAATTCTTTTGCGCAAGAAGACGTTAAGCCTGAGATAAAACCAGTTGTAAAAATAGATTCTTTATATCGAGAAGATCAGTTTTATTTTTCGGTTACCTATAATATGTTTACTGATATTCCAATCGATTTCAAACAGAATAAATTTTCTCTTGGACTTTCAGGAGGTTTTTTACGCGATATGCCGGTGAATAAATCAAGAACCGTTGCTATTGCTGCTGGATTAGGGTTGAGTTATCAGAATTATTATCAGAATCTGACTATTTCTGAAGATGGTTCGGGATCAATAATATATGGAGTTAACGATTATGGGCAATTTGTATCCAATCGTTACAGACAATATTCTGTAGATCTTCCAATAGAATTTAGATGGCGTAATTCGACGTATGAAAGTACTAAATTCTGGCGTATCTATGGTGGAGTTAAACTGAGTTATGTTTTCTCGAGCGCCTCTACTCTTGACGATGGCGAAAAAACATATAAAATCAAAAACAACGGAGATATCAATAAATTTCAGTACGGACCTTATTTGGCCGCTGGATACAATACCTGGAACGTTTATATATATTACGGCTTAAGTCCGTTATTTAAGTCGGCAACAACTTTGAATGGAGAAAAAATCAATATGAAAACCTTAAATGCAGGACTGATTTTTTATATTTTATAACCACAAGTATAAAAATAAAAGTTGTGGCATTATTCCAACAAACAATCCAATTAATATTTCTCTAGAAGTATGTGCATTCATTTCTAAACGAGATGAAGCTACAATTCCTGATAATAAAATAAGTAAAGCTGGCCAATACGGATTATGCAGCTGAAGATGAATGTTTAATCCGATAACAAAAATCGTTAAACCTGATATTGCGACCATATGCAAGCTTGCTTTTGTCTTGAAGAGCACACATACCAATGCCAAAATAGTACTGAACAATGCGGCAAGAAAAAAGAAGTGAAGCTCTGGATAACGTGTAATTACAATGCTTCTTTTTACTAATAAAATATATAAAAAACACTGTAAAATAAGAGGAATAGTTCGTTCTGATGTCTGACTTAGCATTATTGATTTTACGTGTCCAGTCGATCTTAATAATAGATAAAATAAGACAGGAACAATAATGTTAATAACCAAAATCTGAATTAAGACAAAATACTTTTCGTTTGTGCTGAAAACATCATCTTTGTAAAATAAGTAAAACAAAGTTGCGTATAACGATATAAAAATCGGATGTAAGATATAGGAGAATAGTGGAAGTACTTTTTTCAAAACTTGCAAATTT includes these proteins:
- a CDS encoding porin family protein; this translates as MRIIFSCLFLLTFLNSFAQEDVKPEIKPVVKIDSLYREDQFYFSVTYNMFTDIPIDFKQNKFSLGLSGGFLRDMPVNKSRTVAIAAGLGLSYQNYYQNLTISEDGSGSIIYGVNDYGQFVSNRYRQYSVDLPIEFRWRNSTYESTKFWRIYGGVKLSYVFSSASTLDDGEKTYKIKNNGDINKFQYGPYLAAGYNTWNVYIYYGLSPLFKSATTLNGEKINMKTLNAGLIFYIL